A segment of the Agromyces sp. H17E-10 genome:
TGGCCGGCAGCCAGCTCTCCCTCATCGAGAACGGCAAGCGAGAGCCGAAGCTCTCGACGCTCGACGCCCTCGCGGCGGCGCTCGGCGTCGACCTCGCCGACCTGCTCTCGCGCGAGGCGCCGAGCCGTCGGGCCGCACTCGAGCTCGAGCTCGGTCGCGCCCAGTCGGGTCCGCTGTACGCGAGCCTCGGGCTGCCGCCCGTGAAACCCTCGCGCGGAATCACCGACGAGACGCTCGAAGCGGTCGTGGGCCTCCACCGCGAGCTGCAGCGCCGCGCGTCGGAGGCGATCGCGACGCCCGAGGAGGCGCGGCGCGCGAACACCGACCTGCGCGAGCGCATGCGCGGGCAGCACAACTACCTGCGCGACATCGAGGCCCTCGCCGAGGAGCAGGTGCGCGCCTCCGGGCACCGGTCGGGCGCGCTCACCCACCGCGAGGTCGGCGTGATGGCCGAGAAGCTCGGCTTCCAGCTCATCTACGTCGACGACCTGCCCGACTCGACCCGCTCGATCACCGACCTCGCGAACGGGCGCATCTACCTGCCGCCCGCCTCGATCCCGGGCGGACACGGCCTGCGCTCGATGGCGCTGCAGGCGATGGCGCACCGACTCCTCGGGCACACTCCCCCGGCCAGTTACGACGAGTTCCTCTGGCAGCGCCTTGAGATCAACTACTTCGCGGCGGCGTGCCTCATGCCGCAGGACGCGTCGGTCGCGTTCCTGCAGGAGGCGAAGAAGGAGAAGCGACTCGCGATCGAGGACTTCCGCGACGCGTTCGGCGTCACCCACGAGGCGGCGGCGCTGCGGTTCACGAACCTCGCGACCGAGCACCTCGACATGACCCTGCACTTCCTGCGGGTGAACGGCGACGGCGCACTGCTCAAGGGCTACGAGAACGACGGGCTGCCGCTGCCGACCGACGTGACGGGCTCGATCGAGGGCCAGTGGGTGTGCAAGAAGTGGAGTGCCCGCACCGCCTTCGAGCACACCAACCGCACGACCGAGAACTACCAGTACACCGACACCCCGGCGGGCACCTTCTGGTGCGCGACCCAGACCGGCCGAACGGATGCCGCGGAGTTCTCGATCACGGTCGGCGTGCCGTTCGCGCAGGCCAAGTGGTTCCGCGGTCGCGAGACGACGGTGCGCGCGGTGTCGACGTGCCCCGACGAGTCGTGCTGCCGCCGTGCCCCCTCGGAGCTCGCCGAGCGGTGGGCGGGCCAGGCCTGGCCGAGCGCGCGGCTGCACGCGCACGTGCTCTCCCCGCTGCCCTCGGGCACCTTCCCCGGCGTCGACGACGTGTCGGTGTACGAGTTCCTCGAGGCGCACGCCGGGCAGTAGGCGCGGCCGGCCCTTCCGATCGGGATGCCTCGAGCCGAGGCATCCGCCGCGCAATGAAGTTTCTGTTGCAATAGTGTGTTTGGCACAGTATCGTGTGAGGCATGAACCTCGATGAGACGACCGCCGGGCACCTGCAAGAGCTGCGCCGCGGCACCGTCGTGCTCGCCTGCCTCGTGCGGCTGCGCACGCCCGACTACGGCTACGCACTGCTCGAGTCGCTCAACTCGCTCGGCATCCTCGTCGACGCCAACACGCTCTACCCGCTGCTGCGCCGGCTCGAGAAGCAGGGGCTGCTCACGAGCGAGTGGAACACCGACGAGGCGAGGCCCCGCAAGTTCTATCGCACGAGCCCGACCGGCGAGCTCCTCGCCGACACCCTCATGACCGACTGGCGACGCATCGACGATGCCCTCGCCCGCCTCACCGACGGAGACGAATCATGAACGCCACCACCAGCCTGACCGACCGCTACGTCTGGGCCGCCGGCCGCAGCGTGCCCGAGGCCCAGCGCGACGAGCTCGAGCGAGAGTTGCGCGAACGCATCGGCGACGCGACCGACGCACTCGTCGACGAGGGGCAGGCGCCGGCCGACGCCGAGCACGCCGCACTGACGGCGCTCGGCGACCCGGCCGCCCTCGCCGCCGACTACATCGGGCGCCCGCTGCAACTCATCGGCCCGCGCTACTTCCTCGTGTGGTGGCGGCTGCTGAAGTTCCTGCTCGCGCTCGTGCTCCCGATCGCGGTCGCCGGCATCACGCTCGGGCAGCTGCTGTCGGGCGTCGAGGTCGGCGAGGTCATCGGCAGCGCGGTCTCGGGCGCGCTCTCGGTCGGCGTGCACCTCTGCTTCTGGACGACGCTCGTCTTCGCGATCCTCGAACGGGTGCCCGCCGCCCCCGGGCAGCGCGGCATCGATCTCGAGTGGAAGCCCGAGATGCTGCCGCAGATCGCCGACGACGGCCGCACCAACCGGCTCGTCGACCTCGTCTCGTCGCTCGTGCTGCTCGGCATCTTCGGCGTGCTGCTCGTCGTACAGCAGTTCGGGCTGCCGTGGGTCGACGCGCTCTCGTCGATGCCGCTCCTCGACCCGGCGCTGTGGAGCTTCTGGCTGCCGTATTTCCTCGTTCTCATCGTGCTCGAGGCGGCGTTCGCGATCGCCGTGTACGTCCGTGGCTGGACGTGGGGCCTCGCGGGCATCAACCTCGTGCTCGGCGCCGCTTGGGTCGTGCCCGGCCTGTGGCTCTGGGCGACCGGGCAGCTCTTCAACCCGGCGGCTCTCGAGGCGGTCGGCTGGCCGTGGGGCGAGGCGGGCGCCGTGATCGCGCCCATCGTCGTGGTGGTCGTGATCGCCGCCGCCGCGTGGGACGTCGTCGACGGCTTCATCAAGGCGGCCCGGTCGCAGCAGCGCATCACGGCCGTGTGAACGCGGCGGCATGAACACGGATGCCTCGGGGCCGGCGATGATCGCCGGCCCCGAGGCATCCTGTCGCGAGGTTCGTCAGGTCACTTCGGCTGCATGCGGATCGCGCCGTCGAGGCGGATGACCTCGCCGTTGAGCATGGGGTTCGCGATGATCGAACGCACGAGGGCGGCGTACTCGGTGGGGTGGCCGAGCCGGGAGGGGTGCGGCACCTGCGCCTCGAGCGAGGCGCGGACCTCGTCGGGCATGCCGGCCATCATGGGCGTCTCGAAGATGCCGGGCGCGATCGTCATGACGCGGATCAGCAGCTTCGAGAGGTCGCGCGCGATCGGCAGGGTCATGCCCGCGACGCCCGCCTTCGACGCCGAGTAGGCGGCCTGGCCGATCTGGCCGTCGAACGCCGCGACCGACGCCGTGTTCACGATGACGCCGCGCTCGGCCGTCTCGGGTCCGCCGGCGAGCGAGGAGGTGACGGGCTCGTTCTGCGCCATCGCCGCGGCGGCGAGCCGGGTCACGTTGAAGGTGCCGATGAGGTTCACCCGGATCGTGCGCTCGAATGCGTCGAGCGGGCCCGCGCCCTCACGGCCGACCGTGCGGTTCGCGGTCACGATGCCGGCGCAGTTCACCGCGACACGGAGCGGCGCGAGCGCCTGCGCCGCGTCGACCGCGGCCTGCACGTCGGCCTCGTTCGAGACGTCGGCCGCGACGAACCGGGCGTTCTCGCCGAGGGCGGCCGCGGCCTCCTCGCCGCGGGGCCCGGGCAGGTCGACGATGACGACCGAGGCGCCGCCGTCGATGAGGGCGGCAGCCGTCGCCCGGCCGAGGCCCGAGGCCCCGCCGGTGACGATCGCGGATGCGCCGCTGAGTTCCATGTGTGCTCCTTCGTGGAGGTCGCTCGCTGAGCCTGCCGAAGCGCGCGGTCGTGGTGGTCTCGCTTCGACAGGCTCAGCGAGCGGGTGGTGCGGTCAGATGCGCTCGATGACGGTGGCGTTCGCCATGCCGCCGCCTTCGCACATCGTCTGCAGGCCGAAGCGCCCGCCGGTCGCCTCGAGCTGGTTGACGAGCGTTGTGAGCAGGCGCGTTCCGGAGGAGCCCAGCGCGTGCCCGAGCGCGATCGCGCCGCCGCGCGGGTTGAGCTTCTCGGGGTCGGCCCGGGTGTCGGCGAGCCACGCGAGCGGCACCGAGGCGAACGCCTCGTTCACCTCGTACGCGTCGATGTCGTCGTGCGTGAGCCCGGCTCGCTCGAGCACCTTGGCCGTCGCCGGGATCACGCCCGTGAGCATGTAGAGCGGGTCGCTGCCGACGACCGAGAACGCCCGGAACCGCGCGCGGGGGGTGAGCCCCAGCTGCGAGGCGCGTTCGGCGCTCATGATGAGGGCTGCGGATGCTCCGTCGGTGAGCGGCGACGAGTTGCCGGGCGTGATGCGCCAGTCGAGTTCGGGAAAGCGCTCGGCGAGCGCGTCGGTGCGGAACGCCGGCTTGAGCCCCGCGAGCGACTCGGCGCTCGTGCCGGGGCGAACGGTCTCGTCCGTGAGCGAGTCGACGCCGGGCACGGGCACGACCTCGGTCGCGAAGGCGCCCGACTCGGTCGCGGCGGCCGCGAGCTCGTGCGAGCGCGCGGAGAACGCGTCGAGCTCGTCGCGCGAGAAGCCCCACTTCGCGGCGATGAGCTCGGCCGAGACGCCCTGGTTCACGAGCCCCTCGGGGTAGCGATTGCGCAGGCGCGAGCCGAAGGGGTCGGCGCCGGCGGCGCTCGTGCCGAGCGGCACGCGGCTCATCGACTCGACGCCGCAGGCGATCACGATGTCGGCGCTGCCCGCGATGACGGCCTGGGCGGCGAACGTCGCGGCCTGCTGGCTCGACCCGCACTGCCGGTCGATGGTCGTTCCGGGGACGTGCTCGGGGAAGCCGGCGGCGAGCACCGCGTTGCGGGTGATGTTGTAACTCTGCTCGCCGATCTGGCTGACGCAGCCGCCGATGACGTCGTCGACGAGTCCCGGGTCGAGGTCGCTGCGCGAGACGAGCGCGTCGAGCACCCCCGCGAGCAGATCGACCGGGTGCACGCCCGAGAGGAGTCCGCCGGGCTTGCCGCGCCCGACGGGGGTGCGCACGACGTCGACGATCACGGCTTCGTTGCTCATGGCTCCAGCCTACGTCGGCCGCGAACGGCGGATGCCCCGGACGCGGACTCGCGCACGGGGCATCCGATCGATCGTGAAGCAGGTCAGACGGGCACGACCTCGCGCTCGAGCGAGGCGAGCACGACGGGCTGGCGCTCGGGGAAGACGATCGGGTGCGAACCCGCCATCGCCTCGATGACGCGCACGACCTGGCACGAGTAGCCGTACTCGTTGTCGTACCAGACGTAGAGCACGGTGTCGGTGCCGTCGGCGATCGTGGCGAGGCCGTCGACGATGCCCGCGCGGTTGTTGCCGACGAAGTCGGTCGAGACCACCTCGGGCGACTCGATGTAGTCGATCTGCTGGCGCAGCGGCGACGTGAGCGACACCTGGCGGAGGTACTTGTTGATCTCGTCCTTCGAGGTCGGCCGCTCGAGCTGCAGGTTGAGGATCGCGAGTGACACGTCGGGCGTGGGCACGCGGATCGCCGAGCCGGTGAGCTTGCCCTCGAGCTCGGGCAGCGCCTTCGAGACGGCCTTCGCCGCACCGGTCTCGGTGATGACCATGTTGAGCGCCGCCGAGCGGCCGCGACGGTCGCCCTTGTGGAAGTTGTCGATGAGGTTCTGGTCGTTCGTGAACGAGTGCACGGTCTCGACGTGTCCGCGCACCACGCCGTAGGCGTCGTTGACGGCCTTCAGCACCGGAGTGATCGCGTTCGTCGTGCACGAAGCCGCCGAGAGGATGCGGTCGGCGTCGACGATGTCGTCGGTGTTGATGCCGTGCACGATGTTCTTGATCGCGCCCTTGCCCGGCGCGGTGAGGAGCACGCGCGAGACGCCCGTCGACTGCAGGTGCTGGCTGAGGCCGGCCTCGTCGCGCCAGCGGCCCGTGTTGTCGACGACGATCGCGTCGTGGATGCCGTACTCGGTGTAGTCGATCGTCGCGGGGTCGTTCGAGTAGATGACCTGGATGAGCGTGCCGTTGGCGAGGATCGTGTTGTTCGCCTCGTCGACCTCGATCGTGCCGGCGAAGGGGCCGTGCACCGAGTCGCGGCGCAGCAGGCTCGCGCGCTTCATGAGGTCGTTGTCGCTGCCCTTGCGCACGACGATCGCGCGCAGGTTGAGGCCCTGGCCGCCACCCGAGTGGGCGATCAGGATGCGGGCGAGCAGACGGCCGATGCGGCCGAACCCGTAGAGCACGACGTCGGTGCCGGATGCCTCGGGGGCGGCGCCGCCCGCGACGGGGGCGATCTCGGCGCGCACGAAGTCCGTGAACCCGGGCGCCTCGCCAGCGGCCTGCGCGGCGGCGTGGCGGCTCACGATGCGGGCGACGTCGATCGACGCGGGGCCGGGGGCGATCTCGCGGAGCGCCTCGAGCACGCGCATCGTGTCGGCGAGGTCGAGCTCGTCGTCGCCGGCCTGACGTGCGAAGCGGTGCGCCTTCACGAGCTCGATCGCGGAGCGGTTGATGAGGCGGCGGCCGTGGATCGAGGTCACGACCCCGTGGTCACGGTAGAGGCCGCCGATGAGCGGAATCATCCGCTCGGCGAGCTCCTCCTTGGCGATCCATTCAGCACGGCGGGCGTCGAACTCGTGGCTCACGGTCTTCCTTCTCGGCCGAGCGCGCGGGCGTCGTCGACCAGGGTCGTGCGACCGCGTCTGCCGGTGGGCAGCGCTGGCCGCATTCTTTCCGGGGATGTCTCGATCATACGTGGACATCGATGCGTGATTGCTGTACGTGACGTCGAACGCATGCGTCGGCGCGCGACGGCACGGCGACCTCGTGCGACCTCCGTAGACTGCTGTGACGTGGATCGCATCATGCCCGGCGTCATCGCGATCATCGTGGGCTCCGCCGCGCTCGTCGTCGTCTTCGTGCCGCTCGTCGCCCTCAGCTACCGCCGCCGCGGCGGCTTCTCGGGAGCCCGCCTGCTCGGCTGGATCGCGCTGCTGTTCTACGTCATGGGACTGTGGGCGTACACCCTGCTCCCGCTGCCCGACGGCGCGTACGACTGCGTCGGCGTCGAACTGAACCCGTTCGCCGTCGTCACCGACATC
Coding sequences within it:
- a CDS encoding thiolase family protein codes for the protein MSNEAVIVDVVRTPVGRGKPGGLLSGVHPVDLLAGVLDALVSRSDLDPGLVDDVIGGCVSQIGEQSYNITRNAVLAAGFPEHVPGTTIDRQCGSSQQAATFAAQAVIAGSADIVIACGVESMSRVPLGTSAAGADPFGSRLRNRYPEGLVNQGVSAELIAAKWGFSRDELDAFSARSHELAAAATESGAFATEVVPVPGVDSLTDETVRPGTSAESLAGLKPAFRTDALAERFPELDWRITPGNSSPLTDGASAALIMSAERASQLGLTPRARFRAFSVVGSDPLYMLTGVIPATAKVLERAGLTHDDIDAYEVNEAFASVPLAWLADTRADPEKLNPRGGAIALGHALGSSGTRLLTTLVNQLEATGGRFGLQTMCEGGGMANATVIERI
- a CDS encoding permease prefix domain 1-containing protein, which codes for MNATTSLTDRYVWAAGRSVPEAQRDELERELRERIGDATDALVDEGQAPADAEHAALTALGDPAALAADYIGRPLQLIGPRYFLVWWRLLKFLLALVLPIAVAGITLGQLLSGVEVGEVIGSAVSGALSVGVHLCFWTTLVFAILERVPAAPGQRGIDLEWKPEMLPQIADDGRTNRLVDLVSSLVLLGIFGVLLVVQQFGLPWVDALSSMPLLDPALWSFWLPYFLVLIVLEAAFAIAVYVRGWTWGLAGINLVLGAAWVVPGLWLWATGQLFNPAALEAVGWPWGEAGAVIAPIVVVVVIAAAAWDVVDGFIKAARSQQRITAV
- a CDS encoding SDR family NAD(P)-dependent oxidoreductase, producing the protein MELSGASAIVTGGASGLGRATAAALIDGGASVVIVDLPGPRGEEAAAALGENARFVAADVSNEADVQAAVDAAQALAPLRVAVNCAGIVTANRTVGREGAGPLDAFERTIRVNLIGTFNVTRLAAAAMAQNEPVTSSLAGGPETAERGVIVNTASVAAFDGQIGQAAYSASKAGVAGMTLPIARDLSKLLIRVMTIAPGIFETPMMAGMPDEVRASLEAQVPHPSRLGHPTEYAALVRSIIANPMLNGEVIRLDGAIRMQPK
- a CDS encoding helix-turn-helix domain-containing protein: MKAGSPDLATLGHRIRHFRGERGLTLDQLGDAVGMAGSQLSLIENGKREPKLSTLDALAAALGVDLADLLSREAPSRRAALELELGRAQSGPLYASLGLPPVKPSRGITDETLEAVVGLHRELQRRASEAIATPEEARRANTDLRERMRGQHNYLRDIEALAEEQVRASGHRSGALTHREVGVMAEKLGFQLIYVDDLPDSTRSITDLANGRIYLPPASIPGGHGLRSMALQAMAHRLLGHTPPASYDEFLWQRLEINYFAAACLMPQDASVAFLQEAKKEKRLAIEDFRDAFGVTHEAAALRFTNLATEHLDMTLHFLRVNGDGALLKGYENDGLPLPTDVTGSIEGQWVCKKWSARTAFEHTNRTTENYQYTDTPAGTFWCATQTGRTDAAEFSITVGVPFAQAKWFRGRETTVRAVSTCPDESCCRRAPSELAERWAGQAWPSARLHAHVLSPLPSGTFPGVDDVSVYEFLEAHAGQ
- a CDS encoding glyceraldehyde-3-phosphate dehydrogenase, with the protein product MSHEFDARRAEWIAKEELAERMIPLIGGLYRDHGVVTSIHGRRLINRSAIELVKAHRFARQAGDDELDLADTMRVLEALREIAPGPASIDVARIVSRHAAAQAAGEAPGFTDFVRAEIAPVAGGAAPEASGTDVVLYGFGRIGRLLARILIAHSGGGQGLNLRAIVVRKGSDNDLMKRASLLRRDSVHGPFAGTIEVDEANNTILANGTLIQVIYSNDPATIDYTEYGIHDAIVVDNTGRWRDEAGLSQHLQSTGVSRVLLTAPGKGAIKNIVHGINTDDIVDADRILSAASCTTNAITPVLKAVNDAYGVVRGHVETVHSFTNDQNLIDNFHKGDRRGRSAALNMVITETGAAKAVSKALPELEGKLTGSAIRVPTPDVSLAILNLQLERPTSKDEINKYLRQVSLTSPLRQQIDYIESPEVVSTDFVGNNRAGIVDGLATIADGTDTVLYVWYDNEYGYSCQVVRVIEAMAGSHPIVFPERQPVVLASLEREVVPV
- a CDS encoding PadR family transcriptional regulator, which gives rise to MNLDETTAGHLQELRRGTVVLACLVRLRTPDYGYALLESLNSLGILVDANTLYPLLRRLEKQGLLTSEWNTDEARPRKFYRTSPTGELLADTLMTDWRRIDDALARLTDGDES